GCATAACCATCAAAACCAATTTTCAGCAATTCATCAACAGAAATTTTGCGTAATTCTTCAAATACACCACCTTGCACAATACCGAATAACGCATTTTTATTGCCTAATTCATCAAAACGCTGACGGCTACGTTTTGCCCAACGTGCTGACATTTCCATTGATTGTTTTGTATAATCAAAGGTTGATGGATAAGGGGCACATTCATCAAAAATCATCACAATATCTGAGCCTAAATCATATTGGATTTCCATTGATTTTTCAGGAGATAAAAAGATTTTTGAGCCATTGATTGGGTGTCTAAAATTCACACCTTCTTCGGTAATTTTACGCATTTTTGCAAGGCTGAATACCTGAAAACCGCCACTATCCGTTAAGATTGGTGCATCCCACTTCATAAATCCGTGTAAATCACCGTGCATTTTCATCACGTCTTGACCGGGACGTAACCAAAGGTGGAAGGTATTTCCTAGCAGAATTTCTGCCCCTGTTGCCGCCACTTCTTCTGGGGTCATACCTTTTACCGTACCGTACGTTCCCACAGGCATAAACGCTGGGGTTTGTACTTTAAATTCTTTGATTTCGCCATTTACATTGCGTTCGAAGCTCATATGTCCACGGCGAGCCACACCGCTTGTTTTGTGTAGTGTATATTTCATTTTTTTCCTTATAGATAAACAGTCTATAAATTTAATATTAAAATTATTAGTCCTTAATCAACGATTAAAAACTAATGCCTGTGCCAATACCTAAACTGACACCAACGCCACTCGAACCGCCACCGACAGTACCTGTTCCTGAAATTGAGGAACACGCCGTAGCAGTTAAAATTAGCATTAAAAATACAACTTTTTTAAGCATTTTATTTCCTTTAAGAAAGAAATAATTTTTCCTTCATTGATGATTGTAATTGCTCCAACATTGCATAACGCTTACGATACATTGAGCGTTTTTTACTTGGAATATCATCTAAGTTCTTATTTTCTAATGATAAAGGCAACTGCCAATATCCCTGTAACACACCGTTACTTTCACTGAAAATAGTATCATAATTGACCGCGTAATGCTTACTTTGAACAAAACGTGATTTATTTTGATATTTCTGCGGAATGCCCTGTAAATTTTCATAGCCAAGTAACTGCGTCAGTGATTTCATCGCTTCTACCATCAAGTAAGCTGGGCGCAAACCGTGACATTTTTTGGTTAATAATTTAACCATTTCTTTTGAACCTTCTTGATTCGGCCCTTGAATTACCGCAATCAATAAACTTTGTTCAATTTTGCCAAAACTAAGCAAATAAATCAGTTCTTCTGTTGGTTTATAAAATAATTCTAAATTCCAATACCCTTCCATAGGTTGAAATTCATTGATTTTAAGACGAAGATCAAAATCAGGAATAACCTCACCAAAATTGATCTCCTTTTCCCATAATGGATCATGTCCTAATTCAGATAATTTATTTGGCAAAAAAGTCAAATTTTCACAAATCAT
This DNA window, taken from Phocoenobacter uteri, encodes the following:
- the tgt gene encoding tRNA guanosine(34) transglycosylase Tgt; translated protein: MKYTLHKTSGVARRGHMSFERNVNGEIKEFKVQTPAFMPVGTYGTVKGMTPEEVAATGAEILLGNTFHLWLRPGQDVMKMHGDLHGFMKWDAPILTDSGGFQVFSLAKMRKITEEGVNFRHPINGSKIFLSPEKSMEIQYDLGSDIVMIFDECAPYPSTFDYTKQSMEMSARWAKRSRQRFDELGNKNALFGIVQGGVFEELRKISVDELLKIGFDGYAVGGLAVGEPKEDMHRILEFTCPLLPADKPRYLMGVGKPEDLVEGVRRGIDMFDCVMPTRNARNGHLFVTDGVVKIRNAKYREDTSPLDPHCDCYTCKNYTKAYLYHLDKCGEILGARLNTIHNLRYYQRLMAEIRQSIDEDRFDDFVVEFYQRMGREVPPLQKEVQK
- a CDS encoding VirK/YbjX family protein; the protein is MDNKYQWPQAMAIYPDRNNKTYRLKRLRYKLRSLKSYSNIKKFEQFMNENPDFIGLVNSHPNYSYPVVYRFLDKRFSAKQRLQMICENLTFLPNKLSELGHDPLWEKEINFGEVIPDFDLRLKINEFQPMEGYWNLELFYKPTEELIYLLSFGKIEQSLLIAVIQGPNQEGSKEMVKLLTKKCHGLRPAYLMVEAMKSLTQLLGYENLQGIPQKYQNKSRFVQSKHYAVNYDTIFSESNGVLQGYWQLPLSLENKNLDDIPSKKRSMYRKRYAMLEQLQSSMKEKLFLS